Proteins co-encoded in one Brassica oleracea var. oleracea cultivar TO1000 chromosome C4, BOL, whole genome shotgun sequence genomic window:
- the LOC106339546 gene encoding transcription factor bHLH10-like isoform X2 encodes MACFDSAEVTAESGAGPPPQTLVAGSTSNSNCSVDVEELPEFHLSPQDCPQPSSTPLQFHINTLPPPPPCDNQYQNNNINLIHQMSHDQQQHANWDNNGYQDFVNLGPNSSTTPDLLSLLHLPRCSLPQSMLPNSFSDFMSSSSAAAVMYDPLFHLNFPLQTRDQQRNNSCFLGVEDQIQMDGFDNGVIEFSSGGNNRKGRGSGKSRTFPTERERRVHFNDRFSDLKSLIPNPTKNDRASIVGEVIDYIKELLRTIEDLKMLVEKKKFGRFRSKKRGRVGGEEEEQEGDNVVYRPKSEVEQSCFNNNKALRCSWLRRKSKVTEVDVRIIDDEVTIKVVQKKKINCLLFTTRVLDQLQLDLQHVAGGQIGEHYSFLFNTKICEGSCVYASGIADTVMEVVEKQYMEAVPANGY; translated from the exons ATGGCTTGTTTCGATTCCGCAGAAGTTACGGCGGAGAGCGGCGCCGGACCACCGCCGCAGACTCTTGTCGCCGGAAGCACGAGCAACAGCAACTGCAGCGTTGATGTGGAGGAGCTCCCTGAGTTCCATCTCAGCCCACAAGACTGTCCTCAACCTTCCTCAACACCTCTGCAGTTTCACATCAACACTCTTCCTCCTCCTCCTCCTTGCGACAATCAATACCAAAACAATAACATCAATCTCATTCACCAGATGTCTCACGATCAACAACAACACGCTAACTGGGATAATAATGGCTATCAAGACTTCGTAAACTTGGGTCCAAACTCTTCAACAACTCCTGACTTGCTAAGTCTCCTACACTTGCCTAGATGCTCACTCCCTCAGTCTATGCTCCCTAACTCCTTCTCAGACTTCATGTCTTCTTCCTCTGCTGCCGCCGTCATGTACGACCCTCTCTTCCATCTCAACTTCCCTCTCCAGACTCGAGACCAACAAAGAAACAATTCTTGTTTTCTTGGAGTTGAAGATCAGATTCAGATGGATGGGTTTGACAATGGGGTTATCGAGTTTAGCAGTGGTGGTAACAACCGTAAAGGGAGAGGATCAGGAAAGTCCAGAACTTTCCCTACAGAACGTGAGAGAAGAGTTCACTTCAACGATCGCTTCTCTGACCTCAAGAGCCTCATTCCAAACCCCACAAAG AATGATAGAGCATCGATCGTTGGGGAGGTAATAGATTACATCAAAGAGCTGTTGAGGACCATAGAGGATTTAAAGATGCTTGTGGAGAAGAAAAAGTTTGGGAGATTCAGGAGCAAGAAGAGAGGTAGAGTTGGTGGAGAAGAAGAAGAGCAAGAAGGAGACAATGTGGTTTACAGGCCAAAGAGCGAGGTAGAACAGTCTTGCTTCAACAACAACAAGGCGCTGAGATGTTCTTGGCTGAGGAGGAAATCGAAAGTCACTGAGGTGGATGTGCGTATTATTGATGACGAAGTGACCATTAAGGTTGTCCAGAAGAAGAAGATTAACTGTTTGTTGTTCACAACCAGAGTTCTTGATCAGCTTCAGCTCGATCTTCAGCATGTTGCTGGTGGACAGATTGGTGAGCATTACAGCTTCTTGTTCAACACTAAG ATTTGTGAAGGATCTTGTGTGTATGCAAGTGGAATTGCAGACACAGTGATGGAGGTTGTGGAGAAACAGTACATGGAAGCTGTTCCAGCCAACGGCTACTGA
- the LOC106339546 gene encoding transcription factor bHLH10-like isoform X1, with protein sequence MENLNTDFVTNAEERESLYEEMACFDSAEVTAESGAGPPPQTLVAGSTSNSNCSVDVEELPEFHLSPQDCPQPSSTPLQFHINTLPPPPPCDNQYQNNNINLIHQMSHDQQQHANWDNNGYQDFVNLGPNSSTTPDLLSLLHLPRCSLPQSMLPNSFSDFMSSSSAAAVMYDPLFHLNFPLQTRDQQRNNSCFLGVEDQIQMDGFDNGVIEFSSGGNNRKGRGSGKSRTFPTERERRVHFNDRFSDLKSLIPNPTKNDRASIVGEVIDYIKELLRTIEDLKMLVEKKKFGRFRSKKRGRVGGEEEEQEGDNVVYRPKSEVEQSCFNNNKALRCSWLRRKSKVTEVDVRIIDDEVTIKVVQKKKINCLLFTTRVLDQLQLDLQHVAGGQIGEHYSFLFNTKICEGSCVYASGIADTVMEVVEKQYMEAVPANGY encoded by the exons ATGGAGAATCTAAATACTGATTTTGTTACAAACGCAGAAGAAAGAGAAAGCCTTTACGAGGAGATGGCTTGTTTCGATTCCGCAGAAGTTACGGCGGAGAGCGGCGCCGGACCACCGCCGCAGACTCTTGTCGCCGGAAGCACGAGCAACAGCAACTGCAGCGTTGATGTGGAGGAGCTCCCTGAGTTCCATCTCAGCCCACAAGACTGTCCTCAACCTTCCTCAACACCTCTGCAGTTTCACATCAACACTCTTCCTCCTCCTCCTCCTTGCGACAATCAATACCAAAACAATAACATCAATCTCATTCACCAGATGTCTCACGATCAACAACAACACGCTAACTGGGATAATAATGGCTATCAAGACTTCGTAAACTTGGGTCCAAACTCTTCAACAACTCCTGACTTGCTAAGTCTCCTACACTTGCCTAGATGCTCACTCCCTCAGTCTATGCTCCCTAACTCCTTCTCAGACTTCATGTCTTCTTCCTCTGCTGCCGCCGTCATGTACGACCCTCTCTTCCATCTCAACTTCCCTCTCCAGACTCGAGACCAACAAAGAAACAATTCTTGTTTTCTTGGAGTTGAAGATCAGATTCAGATGGATGGGTTTGACAATGGGGTTATCGAGTTTAGCAGTGGTGGTAACAACCGTAAAGGGAGAGGATCAGGAAAGTCCAGAACTTTCCCTACAGAACGTGAGAGAAGAGTTCACTTCAACGATCGCTTCTCTGACCTCAAGAGCCTCATTCCAAACCCCACAAAG AATGATAGAGCATCGATCGTTGGGGAGGTAATAGATTACATCAAAGAGCTGTTGAGGACCATAGAGGATTTAAAGATGCTTGTGGAGAAGAAAAAGTTTGGGAGATTCAGGAGCAAGAAGAGAGGTAGAGTTGGTGGAGAAGAAGAAGAGCAAGAAGGAGACAATGTGGTTTACAGGCCAAAGAGCGAGGTAGAACAGTCTTGCTTCAACAACAACAAGGCGCTGAGATGTTCTTGGCTGAGGAGGAAATCGAAAGTCACTGAGGTGGATGTGCGTATTATTGATGACGAAGTGACCATTAAGGTTGTCCAGAAGAAGAAGATTAACTGTTTGTTGTTCACAACCAGAGTTCTTGATCAGCTTCAGCTCGATCTTCAGCATGTTGCTGGTGGACAGATTGGTGAGCATTACAGCTTCTTGTTCAACACTAAG ATTTGTGAAGGATCTTGTGTGTATGCAAGTGGAATTGCAGACACAGTGATGGAGGTTGTGGAGAAACAGTACATGGAAGCTGTTCCAGCCAACGGCTACTGA